The Apium graveolens cultivar Ventura chromosome 6, ASM990537v1, whole genome shotgun sequence genome contains a region encoding:
- the LOC141664133 gene encoding histone acetyltransferase HAC12-like: MDNNSVRFISNNGNYDRRIQNSSSIDRANRFRLNNTGDDGVRRGWSDVVAARKRNLWTMANMGSREEYINLKRAGPYAKKVILQEMWHIAKQANMMTSLSQPTSSREIPPGFSAYNSIDPRVNYMEASHSNLHTSTPNVNSGSGFHDGSLFKGYRQEVASRITPINRNMQGIEQVVSNINSSPEQASSITICSNEDACSAKKSSYSGSILQSSSQCIVQPSPEHHTKIPTINHGSLTTEANNSRPLESNEIELCNQIASVNLPKQNSGLESVVPKTTAISSNLTMWQNFLQRYHSYKIKYVDMPNNKASFLSIVHEKLCVSQCKCELYSRIISHYDKCAHSNCRLCVEVRKLCDNSEVRKESSKRKNANASAFRNMESNGTVTDESNQTLRPSKCQKLENSNLASDKTTRNIPLGSPLFPVKELLSNTDDQNHESKMKMKGHKIQGVSLTDFFTVGELEEHLRSFGQWIGQEVRPDHSLCPNKCQLCAMDKLEFAPAPMYCLCCRSPIRHDLIYYQVIDELGAKHCFCSTCHRLSRKTILSFPKTKLQKEKNNLKTEESWVQCDKCEGWQHQICALYNDKRDPGGKAAYICPKCRLQELKAKEGQPLSKTASLYAKDLPRSMLSDHIEERLFKRLRKEREEISKDLSKNLGEVPEEADFSVRVVLSIDKELEVNKKFLDIFHESNYPEKFPYRSKMILLFQRIEGVDVCIFGMNVQEFGSNCDQPNQRCVYISYIDSIKYLRPEMKIVTGEALRTVVYHEILIGYLDYCKKRGFSTCYIWACPPLKGDDYIFYCHPESQRIPKADKLQQWYELMFKKAVKENIAVDCTNFYDHFFLSSGGYTTKTAACLPYFEGAYWSSTAESIVGTIEQDGKEPKLTKAALKAMGHNTSPSDASRKDVVVMEKACT, translated from the exons GAGGAGTACATTAACCTTAAAAGGGCAGGTCCTTATGCAAAGAAGGTGATCCTGCAAGAAATGTGGCACATTGCAAAACAAGCCAATATGATGACATCTTTGTCCCAGCCAACATCATCTCGGGAAATTCCACCTGGTTTTTCTGCTTATAATTCAATAGATCCCCGTGTCAATTATATGGAGGCTTCTCACAGCAATTTGCATACATCTACGCCAAATGTTAACAGTGGCTCTGGTTTCCATGATG GATCTCTTTTTAAGGGATACAGACAGGAAGTTGCCTCAAGAATCACACCAATTAATAGGAACATGCAGGGTATAGAGCAAGTTGTCAGCAATATAAATTCATCTCCTGAACAAGCATCAAGCATCACGATTTGTTCTAATGAAGATGCCTGCTCTGCGAAAAAAAGTTCTTACAGTGGTTCCATTCTTCAGAGTAGCTCACAGTGTATCGTTCAGCCGTCTCCAGAGCATCATACTAAAATACCAACGATTAATCATG GTTCATTAACTACTGAAGCCAATAACTCTCGTCCTCTCGAATCAAATGAAATTGAACTTTGTAATCAGATAGCGAGCGTGAATCTGCCTAAACAAAATTCTGGCCTGGAAAGTGTTGTGCCGAAGACTACTGCAATTTCCTCAAATTTAACAATGTGGCAGAATTTTCTTCAACGCTATCACTCGTACAAGATTAAATATGTGGATATGCCTAACAACAAAGCATCCTTCTTAAGTATTGTGCATGAAAAACTTTGTGTTAGTCAATGTAAATGTGAACTGTATTCTAGGATAATTTCGCATTATGACAAGTGTGCACATTCTAACTGTCGGCTATGTGTTGAAGTGCGAAAACTATGTGATAATTCTGAAGTTCGTAAAGAATCTAGTAAGCGAAAGAATGCTAATGCCAGCGCCTTCAGGAATATGGAATCAAATGGCACTGTCACTGATGAATCTAACCAAACTCTGCGGCCTTCTAAATGTCAAAAGCTAGAAAATTCCAATTTGGCGAGTGATAAAACTACAAGGAATATACCTCTTGGATCTCCTCTATTTCCTGTGAAAGAGCTTTTAAGTAACACAGATGACCAGAACCACGAGTCAAAGATGAAGATGAAGGGGCACAAGATACAAGGGGTGTCTTTGACTGATTTTTTCACAGTTGGAGAACTGGAAGAACATCTTCGCAGCTTTGGACAATGGATCGGTCAG GAAGTACGACCCGATCATTCTTTATGCCCAAACAAATGCCAGTTATGTGCTATGGATAAGCTTGAATTTGCACCTGCACCTATGTATTGTTTGTGTTGcagatctccaattaggcatgATTTAATTTATTATCAGGTGATTGACGAATTAGGTGCAAAGCATTGCTTTTGCAGTACTTGCCACCGATTGTCTCGCAAGACTATTCTTTCATTCCCTAAGACCAAGTTGCAGAAGGAGAAGAACAATCTAAAAACTGAAGAATCG TGGGTACAATGTGATAAATGTGAAGGTTGGCAGCACCAGATATGTGCATTGTACAATGATAAAAGAGATCCTGGTGGTAAAGCAGCTTATATTTGTCCAAAATGCCGGCTACAAGAATTAAAAGCCAAAGAGGGTCAGCCCTTGTCAAAAACTGCTTCTTTATATGCAAAAGATCTCCCCCGTAGTATGCTTAGTGATCACATTGAGGAAAGACTGTTCAAGCGTCtgagaaaagaaagagaagagaTATCAAAGGATTTAAGCAAGAATCTTGGCGAG GTACCTGAAGAGGCAGACTTTTCTGTTAGAGTCGTATTATCAATTGACAAAGAATTGGAAGTGAATAAGAAATTTTTGGATATCTTCCATGAAAGTAATTATCCAGAAAAGTTTCCTTACAGATCAAAG ATGATACTTCTGTTCCAAAGAATAGAAGGGGTGGATGTTTGCATTTTTGGTATGAATGTCCAGGAGTTCGGATCAAATTGTGATCAACCTAATCAGCGTTGTGTCTACATCTCATATATTGATTCCATCAAGTACTTGAGGCCCGAGATGAAAATTGTGACCGGCGAAGCTCTACGTACCGTAGTGTACCATGAAATATTG ATAGGATATCTTGACTACTGCAAGAAACGGGGATTTTCAACCTGCTATATATGGGCATGTCCACCTTTGAAAGGCGATGATTACATTTTCTATTGTCATCCAGAGAGTCAGAGGATACCAAAAGCTGATAAGCTGCAACAGTG GTACGAGCTAATGTTTAAAAAGGCTGTGAAGGAGAACATAGCAGTAGATTGCACAAATTTCTATGATCACTTCTTTCTTTCTTCTGGAGGATACACCACAAAAACTGCAGCTTGTTTGCCATATTTTGAAGGTGCTTATTGGTCAAGTACTGCTGAATCTATAGTTGGCACGATCGAACAAGATGGTAAAGAACCCAAATTAACAAAAGCAGCCTTGAAGGCCATGGGCCACAACACTTCACCAAGTGATGCATCCAGAAAAGATGTGGTGGTGATGGAAAAGGCATGTACTTAA